The genomic region CCTTCAGGCAACTCGCTCGAAAGAACCTTTGAACTTTTATGAAGCACTTACGGCGGTAAAAAACCGAATGCTATACGAGCCGCGTTATTCTGAAATCTCTCGGTCCCTCGTTTCTCTTTTTGTCACGGGGTGCCGGACTCATCTCGATCGCGCAAAAAACGATCAAGAGTTCCTCCTTCTGTATTCTTTTTACAACCAAATAGCGTTTAAAGAATGGAATATTGACTCATTACCAAAAGAAGATTTTGTTTATGTTGATGATTGGAAGTGGATTCACTCAGTATTGGAGCTGAGCCCGACAGCCTATCTTCTTCTTAAATGGAGATCTGCATCAGTTTCGGCACCGTCCTCTGTACAGAAGGCCGGGACTAACAAGGGGATGCTCTCCAATACAGCGGGTGGGAAAACGCTATCGCAGACCGCAGAGTGCGATGACGGCTCCGTTGACAGGATTAAGTACTATCGGTCCTACAAAATTGGATGTGCACTCACGTGGCTGCCTCGCAAGGTTCGCGGCCTTGCTCGCTGCTTCCACGAGCATGGGATGTCCTACACCTTGCGGCGTATCCCAGAGCATTTTGGTATTCCCGCCAACGCTGAAATGCAGAAGATCTCCCGTGGTGTCAACGAGGCATCTCGCCCAACTCCAGTTATCGTGAGCCTCACGTCCTTCCCTGACCGGATCAATAGCGTGCACAAGGCAATCGAGTCCCTTTTGGCTCAGACTGTTAAACCGGACATGGTTATCCTTTGGCTAGCCTCGTCTCAGTTTCCTCACAAGCTACGAGATTTGCCAATCTCGCTTCTTCGCTTGCGTCGGCTTGGATTGACCATCCGTTGGTGTGACGATATACGTAGCCATAAAAAATATTACTATGCAATGCAAGAGTACCCTGATGCAATAGTAATTACTGCTGATGATGATCTGTATTATCCAAGTGATACTGTTGAGATTTTATTAAATGGACACAAGCGTTTTCCCACATATGTTTGCGCGACACGGTGTCATGTTATCGGTTTCGATCAAGATGGCAAGGTCCTCCCTTACAAGCTGTGGGAGAAGGAACAATCTCGGTTCCTCGATACCCCTTCGATGTTGCTCTTTTCTACAAGCGGAGCAGGAACACTTTATCCGCCGCACTGCATGTCTGAGCACCTGTTTGATCGCGATGTTTTTGAGACATCGTGTCCGACGGCTGACGATGTTTGGCTTAAGACGATGCAGACTGTTGCGGGCGTGAAGACGGTTCAAATAGCGCCAAATCGGCCGCTTAACTATATTGAGGGCTCGCAAGAACGGACTCTTACACAAGTGAACGTTGATCTGGATGGAAACGACAAGCAGATCGCCTTCCTTAACGAGGCATATCGGGGCTCGTGGGATAAAAGGCTGCTTCATGACTAGAGAGTGAGGCATGACGCCCTCTCTGCCGACATTTCAATATACCTGTCCACTGGGGCAGTGGGCAGGTATTCAAGAAAGAAGGAGATAAAATTAGCGAACTCGTTTCTCTCGTTGTCCCAGTGTATGGCGTCGAGAAGTATCTGCCTGCCTGTATGGATTCCATACTGGGACAGACATACCGGCACATCGAGGTGATTCTCGTCGATGACGGCTCTCCAGATGGCTGCCCGGCCCTGTGTGACGCGTATGCGCGGCAAGATGCTCGTGTGCGCGTCATCCACAAGGCAAACGGTGGTCTGTCTGATGCGCGCAATGCTGGCTTGGATGTCGCGACGGGCGGCCTCATCGGTTTCGTAGATTCCGACGACATCATTCATCCGGAAATGGTCGAGCGCTGTGCCGGGGCACTAGAAGCTGAGGCTGCTGACATCGTGGCCTGTAGCTTCATTGAGTTTCCCGAAGGGGCTGACCCTCGGGAAAACTGCGATGACGCAGAGGAGAACCGTCTCATCAAGAGACGCGGCGTTTCAGAACGGCGCGCCCTCGATCCTCATGACGCCGTCGAGTTGCTATTGCGCGACGATGAATTGCAGAACTATGTTTGGAACAAGTTGTTCCGCCGTGAGCTCTGGCAGGGTATCCGATTCCCTGTTGGGCAACAATTTGAAGATGTTAATACGACATATAAGCTATTTGAGCGAGCAAGGCGTGTCGTGCTGTTGCCTGATAGTCTCTACTTCTATCGACTCCGCGGGGACGGCATCGTGAGAAGCCGGACGCTGGCTGGAGAGCTTGACTGCGTCGGCGCCAACCTCGAGCGTTACGAAGCACTTTCCCAGCGATACCCCCGCATGTGCGAGACGATGGAGGACGGGATCATTCGCGCCATGGTGCGCCTGTGGCCGCTGGTCTGGCAAGAACGTCGTACCCTTTCCCCCGCCCTGAGAAAGCGCCTTGCGAGTTTCTCTGCGTTTGCTCGTGCGCATGCCGGTTCTCCGGCGTTGCGGGCAAGCTTTGGAATAACAGGGCGTCTAACAACGTGCCTCATCGTGTATCCCCACGCATGGTCGTGGATGCTTGCGTGGATGCTGTATCGTGCGTACCGTTCCAGACATGACCTGTAAAGGAGTGTCTATGGCGCCTCTCGTTTCGATAGTGATGCCTGTCTATAACGGCGGGCCATATCTGCGGCGCTGCCTCGACGGCATTCTCGCTCAGACCCTGACGGACTTTGAGCTGATTGCAGTTGACGACGCTTCAACTGACGAAACGCCCGCCGTGCTTTCGTCGTATGCCATGAAGGACGAACGCGTCAGCGTGATCACACATGCCAGTAACCTTCACGCGGGCTCCTCGCGTAACGATGGCCTGGATGCCGCTCGCGGTGCGTACGTGCTGTTTCTCGATGCCGACGACCTATTCGAGCCGACTTTGCTCGAGCGTGCGGTCGCATGCGCCCAGCGGGCAAAGGCGGAGGTCGTGCTCTACGGCGCTGATGAGTTTAGGGGAAAACCTGGCAATTGGGTTGACGCGCCCTACCTCAATTCGGCCTTCGTTCCCAGAAAGCAGCCGTTCAGCTGGGAAGATGTTCCAAATCGTATCTTTCAAGTTTGCACCCCAGAACCATGGACAAAGCTGTTTCTCCGCTCGTTTGTGCAAGGGGAGGGGCTTCGTTTCCAGGGGATGCAAAACGCCAACGACCTCTATTTCACAATGGCGGCGCTTGCGCTGGCGACTCGTATTGCGACTTGCCCTGATCGCCTCGTCCACCATCGCGTGGGACGTGCTGGTAGTATCCAGGGGCGCAAGTCCGCCGAACCGCTTGCTTTTCTCGAGGCGCTGCGCGCTTTGCAGAAGACGTTGAAACAGAGATGCCTGCTCGGCCCTCTCTCTGTGAGCTTTGCAAACCTGGCACTGTTTCACTGTATATACAATCGACAAGCTCCGGCCGATTGGGCGTGTGTATTCTCGGAGCTCGGAGTCCTCGGGCTTTCTCGAAAAGAGCTTGCTATTGAGAGCGACTATCGCCTGTTTGTTGAGATGGCGCTCGAATCCTCCGATGAGCGACTTGGCGAGCTCGGATACGGTGCCGAGTTCTGGCGAGAGGCAGCCCGCTGCGAGTTGTGTCGCTCGCGGGAGAGCGAGGCCGAGCTATGCCGCGTTAAGGAGTCAGCGTCATTTAGGCTTGGCTCATCGCTTACCCTCCTGCCAAGAAAGCTCCGATCAGTCCTGTCCCCTGGCGACTGATTGGCTAAAAGATCCTTGCCGTGGAGGTTTGGACAGCGCTGATGTCAAGATGGAACCCGCTTGCTATAATTAAAAATTCCGACTGTGGAGCTTATACGCCACGTATGGGGGTCGAATGCTGCAGAGGGTGGCCCAGAGGTTGAAGGAGCACCAGTTCCTCTTCGAGGAGCTTGTGGCTCGCGACTTCAAGACCAAGTACAAGCGAACAGTGCTTGGCATGTTGTGGAGCGTACTGAACCCACTGCTCATGTTGCTCGTCATGCGAGTGATCTTTACGCAGTTCTTTGGGAACAGCATCGATCACTACACCACCTACCTCTTCTGCGGCAACCTCATCTACAACTACTTCAACGAGGCCACGAGCCAGGGTATGACGTCCCTCTCGGCTAACTCGGCCATCTTCACGAAGGTCAACGTTCCCAAATACATGTTCTTGCTCTCAAAGAACGTTCAGACGATTATCAACTTCGGCATCACACTCTGCATATTCTTCGTCTTTTGCGCTATTGACGGCATCACGTTCCGTTGGGAGTTCTTCTGTCTCCTCTTCCCGATAGCCTGCCTCATGATGTTCAACATCGGTGTGGGGCTTATCCTCTCGGCCCTGTTCGTCTTCTTCAAAGACATCCAGTACCTTTGGGGCGTCTTTACGATGCTGCTCATGTACATGTCGGCCATCTTCTACACGACGACGAGCTACTCGCCGCTCATTCAGCACGTCTTTCTGTGCAACCCCGTCTACGTGTACATCACGTACTTCCGCCAGATCGTCATCGACGGCATGGTGCCCTCGCTCGGCCTGCATGCCCTGGCGTTTGGCTATGCCGCGCTTGCCGTCATCATCGGCGCTGTGATCTACAAGAAGAAGAACCACGACTTCCTCTACTACGTGTAAGGCGCCGCCATGTCTGCCATCGTCTCGTGCGACAACGTCTCCATCCGCTACATCACCGGCGACTTCAAGGACATCGGCCTCAAGGAGTACCTCATTCGCCGGCTGACAAAGCAGTATCACGTCACGGAGTTTTGGGCCGACCGCCATGTGACGTTTGAGCTGCAGCCCGGTGACATGCTCGGCATCATCGGCTCGAACGGCGCCGGCAAGTCCACGCTGCTCAAGGCCATCAGCGGCATCATGGTGCCCACCGAAGGCACTGTGCGCTGCAGCGCGAAGATCTCCGCTCTTCTCGAGCTTGCCAGCGGCTTCGACGGCGATCTGACTGTCCGAGAGAACACGTATCTGCGCGCCGCCATGTTGGGCTACAGCCGCGAGTTCGTCGACGGCATGTATGACTCCATCATCGACTTTGCCGAGCTTCAGGACTTCCAGGATCGCCCGTTCAAGCAGCTCTCGAGCGGCATGAAGAGCCGCCTGGCCTTCTCCATTGCCAGCCTTGTTGACCCCGAGATCCTCATTCTCGATGAGGTTCTTTCCGTCGGCGACGGCGCCTTCCGCAAGAAGAGCGAGGCGAAGATGCGCCAGATCATCAACGGCGGTGCCACGACGATCCTCGTGAGCCACTCCGTTGGCCAGGTGCGCTCGCTGTGCAACAAGATCC from Coriobacteriia bacterium harbors:
- a CDS encoding glycosyltransferase, with amino-acid sequence MPVHWGSGQVFKKEGDKISELVSLVVPVYGVEKYLPACMDSILGQTYRHIEVILVDDGSPDGCPALCDAYARQDARVRVIHKANGGLSDARNAGLDVATGGLIGFVDSDDIIHPEMVERCAGALEAEAADIVACSFIEFPEGADPRENCDDAEENRLIKRRGVSERRALDPHDAVELLLRDDELQNYVWNKLFRRELWQGIRFPVGQQFEDVNTTYKLFERARRVVLLPDSLYFYRLRGDGIVRSRTLAGELDCVGANLERYEALSQRYPRMCETMEDGIIRAMVRLWPLVWQERRTLSPALRKRLASFSAFARAHAGSPALRASFGITGRLTTCLIVYPHAWSWMLAWMLYRAYRSRHDL
- a CDS encoding glycosyltransferase family 2 protein encodes the protein MAPLVSIVMPVYNGGPYLRRCLDGILAQTLTDFELIAVDDASTDETPAVLSSYAMKDERVSVITHASNLHAGSSRNDGLDAARGAYVLFLDADDLFEPTLLERAVACAQRAKAEVVLYGADEFRGKPGNWVDAPYLNSAFVPRKQPFSWEDVPNRIFQVCTPEPWTKLFLRSFVQGEGLRFQGMQNANDLYFTMAALALATRIATCPDRLVHHRVGRAGSIQGRKSAEPLAFLEALRALQKTLKQRCLLGPLSVSFANLALFHCIYNRQAPADWACVFSELGVLGLSRKELAIESDYRLFVEMALESSDERLGELGYGAEFWREAARCELCRSRESEAELCRVKESASFRLGSSLTLLPRKLRSVLSPGD
- a CDS encoding ABC transporter permease, which codes for MAQRLKEHQFLFEELVARDFKTKYKRTVLGMLWSVLNPLLMLLVMRVIFTQFFGNSIDHYTTYLFCGNLIYNYFNEATSQGMTSLSANSAIFTKVNVPKYMFLLSKNVQTIINFGITLCIFFVFCAIDGITFRWEFFCLLFPIACLMMFNIGVGLILSALFVFFKDIQYLWGVFTMLLMYMSAIFYTTTSYSPLIQHVFLCNPVYVYITYFRQIVIDGMVPSLGLHALAFGYAALAVIIGAVIYKKKNHDFLYYV